Proteins encoded within one genomic window of Halorussus salilacus:
- a CDS encoding methyl-accepting chemotaxis protein has protein sequence MVHRWDFVKRIRQSYALKLALALISVVALIVAVGALVQAQTADQLEADVEEELTTLSESRAESIDTWLSSVQTQTKRSANHPVFQSGDTERIRSHLRELVEGENVPDGVVAVHYYDADTKEIVTSSSDEMVGVEPDEQGAPFATDPPTFDGRNDVHVSDPFEVPVADFPVVAVIAPIPDRPDERVIYMVNIEEYTDSLTEGESGGHTVVLDSEGRFLAHPDDEKLLTSHEGGSDSPAVERGIAGEAGFMEMNDGTLMAFAPMESTDWVVVVRAPADEAYALGAAVTSNILGIILLAVVSLALVGVTIGSNTVISLRQLSEKADEMAGGDLGVELDTARTDEFGSLYDSFARMRDSLRDQIAEAERARESAEEAKAEAEAAREAAEDRREVAEELSVHLETKANHYEEVMNAAADGDLGVRVDPESRSEAMVAIGESLNDMLDDIERTVANVKRFASHVSNAVVDVEESAEQVMATGEEVSDSMGEISEGAGRQTDQLGEVASEMNTLSASAEEVAATVDDVAATSQQAAAAGELGKDAAEEALSEMDAVEAATERTAAEIEELDDEMEAIGDIVEVITEIAEQTNMLALNASIEAARTDAEGDGFAVVADEVKNLAEETKESAAEIEGRIEAVQEKTGQSVEGMSETSDRISAGVETVEGAIDALEEIAAYVEETDARIQEIQEATEDQAESSTAVVQMVDDVASISEETTSQAESVSEAADAQTETLTEVRDDADDLAERAAELSRLLDDFRVTRGAGPLDDTDFESAEVSDR, from the coding sequence ATGGTACACAGATGGGACTTTGTGAAACGAATCCGGCAGAGCTACGCGCTCAAGTTGGCGCTCGCGCTGATCTCGGTCGTCGCGCTGATCGTCGCAGTGGGGGCGCTCGTGCAGGCTCAGACGGCCGACCAGCTGGAGGCCGACGTGGAGGAGGAACTCACGACGCTCTCGGAGTCCCGAGCCGAGAGCATCGATACGTGGCTGTCGAGCGTGCAGACCCAGACGAAACGTAGTGCAAACCATCCGGTCTTCCAGAGCGGTGACACCGAGCGTATTCGGTCGCACCTCCGGGAATTGGTCGAAGGCGAGAACGTCCCTGACGGCGTCGTGGCTGTCCACTACTACGACGCCGACACGAAGGAGATCGTGACGAGTTCGAGTGACGAGATGGTCGGCGTCGAACCCGACGAGCAGGGCGCGCCGTTCGCGACCGACCCGCCGACGTTCGACGGACGGAACGACGTTCACGTCTCCGACCCGTTCGAGGTTCCGGTCGCCGACTTCCCGGTCGTCGCGGTCATCGCGCCGATCCCCGACCGGCCGGACGAGCGGGTTATCTACATGGTGAACATCGAGGAGTACACCGACTCGCTCACCGAGGGTGAAAGCGGCGGACACACGGTGGTCCTCGACTCGGAGGGGAGATTTCTCGCGCACCCGGACGACGAGAAGCTCCTGACCAGCCACGAGGGCGGGAGCGACAGTCCCGCGGTAGAGCGAGGTATCGCGGGTGAAGCCGGCTTCATGGAGATGAACGACGGGACGTTGATGGCATTCGCGCCGATGGAGTCGACCGACTGGGTCGTCGTCGTCCGCGCCCCCGCAGACGAGGCCTACGCGCTGGGGGCGGCGGTGACCTCGAACATCCTCGGCATCATCCTGCTGGCCGTGGTAAGCCTCGCGCTGGTCGGCGTGACCATCGGGAGCAACACGGTCATCTCGCTTCGCCAGCTCTCGGAGAAGGCCGACGAGATGGCGGGCGGCGACCTCGGAGTCGAACTCGATACCGCGCGGACCGACGAGTTCGGGTCGCTGTACGACTCGTTCGCCCGGATGCGCGACTCCCTCCGCGACCAGATCGCCGAAGCCGAGCGGGCCCGCGAGTCGGCCGAGGAGGCCAAAGCCGAGGCCGAAGCCGCCCGGGAAGCCGCCGAGGACCGCCGGGAAGTCGCCGAGGAGCTCTCGGTCCACCTCGAAACGAAGGCGAACCACTACGAGGAGGTGATGAACGCCGCGGCCGACGGCGACCTCGGCGTCCGGGTCGACCCCGAGAGCCGCAGCGAGGCGATGGTCGCCATCGGCGAGTCGCTCAACGACATGCTCGACGACATCGAGCGCACGGTGGCGAACGTCAAGCGGTTCGCCTCCCACGTCTCGAACGCCGTCGTGGACGTCGAGGAGAGCGCAGAACAGGTGATGGCGACCGGCGAGGAGGTCAGCGATTCGATGGGCGAAATCTCGGAGGGCGCGGGCCGCCAGACCGACCAACTCGGCGAGGTCGCCAGCGAGATGAACACCCTCTCGGCCAGCGCCGAAGAGGTCGCCGCCACCGTCGACGACGTGGCCGCGACCTCCCAGCAGGCGGCGGCCGCGGGCGAACTCGGTAAGGACGCCGCCGAGGAGGCCCTCTCGGAGATGGACGCGGTCGAGGCCGCGACCGAGCGGACCGCCGCCGAAATCGAGGAACTCGACGACGAGATGGAGGCCATCGGCGACATCGTCGAGGTCATCACCGAGATCGCCGAGCAGACGAACATGCTCGCGCTCAACGCCTCCATCGAGGCCGCCCGTACCGACGCCGAGGGCGACGGCTTCGCCGTCGTCGCCGACGAGGTGAAGAACCTCGCGGAGGAGACCAAGGAGTCGGCGGCCGAAATCGAGGGGCGCATCGAGGCCGTCCAGGAGAAGACCGGCCAGTCCGTCGAGGGCATGTCCGAGACCAGCGACCGCATCAGCGCCGGAGTCGAGACGGTCGAGGGCGCAATCGATGCGCTGGAGGAGATCGCGGCGTACGTCGAGGAGACCGACGCCCGAATCCAAGAGATACAGGAAGCGACCGAGGACCAGGCCGAGTCCTCGACCGCGGTCGTCCAGATGGTCGACGACGTCGCATCCATCAGCGAGGAGACGACGAGTCAGGCCGAGTCGGTCTCGGAGGCGGCCGACGCCCAGACCGAGACGCTGACGGAGGTCCGGGACGACGCCGACGATCTCGCGGAGCGCGCGGCCGAACTGTCGCGCCTGCTCGATGACTTCCGCGTGACTCGCGGGGCCGGGCCGTTGGACGACACCGACTTCGAGAGCGCGGAGGTGAGCGACCGATGA